The following are encoded in a window of Kitasatospora fiedleri genomic DNA:
- a CDS encoding LysR family transcriptional regulator gives MIDARRLRTLRAVADHRTVTAAAAALYLTPSAVSQQLAALEQETGHTLLVRAGRGVRLTAAGEILLTHADAVLAQLERAEADLAAYSSGAAGEVTVAAFATGIALVLAPAVTALADTAPDLRVRVLDAEGDASLPMLLDGRADIAVAVEYRGAPRPDDRRLTRLPLYAEPFDAVLPLRHPLAAGDGPVAVADLAAEPWIGPYPGNPCHDVVLLACEHAGFQPRLVHSSDDFRAVTALASAGAGVALVPRSALRGAELAAVAVRPVDSALATRRVFAATRAGAELHPLISPVLTALAEAAAPLDHPA, from the coding sequence GTGATCGACGCACGACGGCTGCGGACCCTCCGGGCCGTGGCCGACCACCGGACCGTGACCGCCGCCGCGGCCGCGCTCTACCTCACCCCCTCCGCGGTCTCCCAGCAGCTCGCCGCCCTCGAACAGGAGACCGGCCACACCCTGCTGGTCCGGGCCGGCCGGGGCGTCCGGCTCACCGCCGCCGGCGAGATCCTGCTCACCCACGCCGACGCCGTCCTCGCCCAGCTCGAACGCGCCGAGGCCGACCTGGCCGCCTACAGCTCCGGCGCGGCCGGCGAGGTCACCGTGGCCGCCTTCGCCACCGGCATCGCCCTCGTCCTCGCCCCCGCCGTCACCGCCCTCGCGGACACCGCCCCCGACCTGCGGGTGCGCGTCCTGGACGCGGAGGGCGACGCCAGCCTGCCGATGCTGCTCGACGGACGCGCCGACATCGCCGTCGCCGTCGAGTACCGGGGCGCGCCGCGCCCCGACGACCGCCGCCTGACCCGCCTGCCGCTGTACGCCGAACCCTTCGACGCCGTCCTCCCGCTGCGCCACCCGCTGGCCGCCGGGGACGGGCCCGTCGCGGTCGCCGACCTCGCCGCCGAACCCTGGATCGGCCCCTACCCCGGCAACCCCTGCCACGACGTGGTCCTGCTCGCCTGCGAGCACGCGGGGTTCCAGCCGCGGCTGGTCCACTCCTCCGACGACTTCCGCGCCGTCACCGCGCTCGCCTCGGCCGGCGCCGGGGTCGCCCTCGTCCCGCGCTCCGCCCTGCGCGGCGCCGAACTCGCCGCCGTCGCCGTCCGCCCCGTCGACAGCGCCCTCGCCACCCGCAGGGTCTTCGCCGCGACCCGGGCCGGGGCCGAACTCCACCCCCTGATCAGCCCGGTCCTCACCGCCCTCGCCGAGGCCGCCGCCCCCCTCGACCACCCGGCCTGA
- a CDS encoding type II toxin-antitoxin system death-on-curing family toxin, with protein sequence MNAPHQHTTDHLDEDDIAYLLGDVAVVRERSLLRSALGRPQSSAFGADAYPDAWTKAVALGESLARNHPMTDRNKRTAFESMLLFLDYNGQPYTDPQPDDAVAFMLRLAQGGYRDRFDTAVADLRRILGAAADHPDRRREGARPMG encoded by the coding sequence GTGAACGCGCCCCACCAGCACACCACCGACCACCTGGACGAGGACGACATCGCCTACCTGTTGGGCGACGTCGCGGTGGTCCGCGAGCGCTCGCTGCTGCGCTCCGCGCTCGGCCGCCCGCAGTCCTCGGCGTTCGGGGCGGACGCGTACCCGGACGCGTGGACCAAGGCGGTCGCGCTCGGCGAGTCGCTGGCCCGCAACCACCCCATGACGGACCGGAACAAGCGCACCGCCTTCGAGTCGATGCTGCTCTTCCTCGACTACAACGGACAGCCCTACACCGACCCGCAGCCGGACGACGCGGTCGCCTTCATGCTGCGCCTGGCCCAGGGCGGCTACCGCGACCGGTTCGACACCGCGGTGGCCGACCTCCGCCGAATCCTCGGCGCCGCCGCCGACCACCCCGACCGCCGCCGGGAGGGCGCGCGTCCGATGGGGTGA